Proteins encoded within one genomic window of Procambarus clarkii isolate CNS0578487 chromosome 31, FALCON_Pclarkii_2.0, whole genome shotgun sequence:
- the LOC138370230 gene encoding adhesive plaque matrix protein-like, with amino-acid sequence MDARKTPLVSVDVLIRFSRAAKRHKQTERTDGTLPRGSYCHVITAKPTYKPTYKPTYKPTYKPTYKLSYKPTYKPTYKLSYKPTYKPTYKPTYKNSYKLTYKPTYKPSYKPTYKPTYKNSYKLTYKLTYKPTYKPTYKPTYKPTYKLSYKPTYKPTYKPTYKPTYKPTYKNSYMLTYKPTYKPTYKPSYKPTYKPTYKNSYKLTYKPTYKPTYKPTYKPSYKPTYKPTFKPSYKPTYKPSYKPSYKPTYKPTNKPTYKPTYKPTYKPTYKPTYNPSYKPSYKPTYKLSYKPTYKPTYKPTYNPSYKPTYKPTYKPTYKPTYNPSYKPTYKPSYKPTYKLSYKPTYKPTYKPTYKTTYKPTYKPTYKPTYKPTYKPTYKPTYKPTYKPTYKPTYKPTYKPTYKPTYKPTYKPTYKPTYKPTYKPTYKPTYKPTYKPTYKPCIYI; translated from the exons ATGGACGCCAGAAAAACCCCTCTTGTTAGTGTTGATGTGTTGATCAGATTTTCCAGAGCAGCGAAGCGACACAAACAGACTGAGCGAACAGACgg CACGCTGCCTCGAGGGTCATATTGTCATGTAATTACAGCCAAGCCCACCTACAAGCCCACCTACAAGCCCACCTACAAGCCCACCTACAAGCCCACCTACAAGCTCAGCTACAAGCCCACCTACAAGCCCACCTACAAGCTCAGCTACAAGCCCACCTACAAGCCCACCTACAAGCCCACCTACAAgaacagctacaagctcacctacAAGCCCACCTACAAGCCCAGCTACAAGCCCACCTACAAGCCCACCTACAAgaacagctacaagctcacctacAAGCTCACCTACAAGCCCACCTACAAGCCCACCTACAAGCCCACCTACAAGCCCACCTACAAGCTCAGCTACAAGCCCACCTACAAGCCCACCTACAAGCCCACCTACAAGCCCACCTACAAGCCCACCTACAAGAACAGCTACATGCTCACCTACAAGCCCACCTACAAGCCCACCTACAAGCCCAGCTACAAGCCCACCTACAAGCCCACATACAAgaacagctacaagctcacctacAAGCCCACCTACAAGCCCACCTACAAGCCCACCTACAAGCCCAGCTACAAGCCCACCTACAAGCCCACCTTCAAGCCCAGCTACAAGCCCACCTACAAGCCCAGCTACAAGCCCAGCTACAAGCCCACCTACAAGCCCACCAACAAGCCCACCTACAAGCCCACCTACAAGCCCACCTACAAGCCCACCTACAAGCCCACCTACAACCCCAGCTACAAGCCCAGCTACAAGCCCACCTACAAGCTCAGCTACAAGCCCACCTACAAACCCACCTACAAGCCCACCTACAACCCCAGCTACAAGCCCACCTACAAGCCCACCTACAAGCCCACCTACAAGCCCACCTACAACCCCAGCTACAAGCCCACCTACAAGCCCAGCTACAAGCCCACCTACAAGCTCAGCTACAAGCCCACCTACAAGCCCACCTACAAGCCCACCTATAAGACCACCTACAAGCCCACCTACAAGCCCACCTACAAACCCACCTACAAGCCCACCTACAAGCCCACCTACAAGCCCACCTACAAGCCCACCTACAAGCCCACCTACAAACCCACCTACAAGCCCACCTACAAGCCCACCTACAAACCCACCTACAAGCCCACCTACAAGCCCACCTACAAGCCCACCTACAAGCCCACCTACAAGCCCACCTACAAGCCCACCTACAAACCCACCTACAAGCCCACCTACAAGccctgtatatatatctaa
- the LOC138370231 gene encoding uncharacterized protein, whose protein sequence is MFNIRDQSRQRLRKDVHVRECLRKCFVNLAPGLMTSKDRSRHSPFLSLTCATRNAEQAQGTWNKRKERGTSARNVEQAQGTWNKRKERGTSARNVEQAQGTWNKRKERGTSARNVEQAQGTWNKRKERGTSARNVEQAQGTWNKRKERGTSARNVEQAQGTWNKRKERGTSARNVEQAQGTWNKRKERGTSARNVEQAQGTRNKRKERGTSARNVEQAQGTWNKRKERGTSARNVEQAQGTRNKRKERGTSARNAEQAQGTWNKRKERGTSARNVEQAQGTWNKRKERGTSARNAEQAQGTRNKRKERGTSARNAEQAQGTRNKRKERGTSARNAEQAQGTRNKRKERGTSARNAEQRERTRNGEEGNTGHVEQNEEE, encoded by the coding sequence ATGTTTAATATACgtgaccaaagccgtcaaagattgaggaaagatgtacacgttcgtgagtgcttgcgtaagtgcttcgtgaatctggccccaggtctgatGACCTCGAAAGACCGGTCCAGACATTCCCCCTTCTTGTCGTTGACCTGCGCTACGAGGAACGCGGAACAAGCGCAAGGAACGTGGAACAAGCGCAAGGAACGTGGAACAAGCGCAAGGAACGTGGAACAAGCGCAAGGAACGTGGAACAAGCGCAAGGAACGTGGAACAAGCGCAAGGAACGTGGAACAAGCGCAAGGAACGTGGAACAAGCGCAAGGAACGTGGAACAAGCGCAAGGAACGTGGAACAAGCGCAAGGAACGTGGAACAAGCGCAAGGAACGCGGAACAAGCGCAAGGAACGTGGAACAAGCACAAGGAACGTGGAACAAGCGCAAGGAACGTGGAACAAGCGCAAGGAACGTGGAACAAGCGCAAGGAACGTGGAACAAGCGCAAGGAACGCGGAACAAGCGCAAGGAACGTGGAACAAGCGCAAGGAACGTGGAACAAGCGCAAGGAACGTGGAACAAGCGCAAGGAACGTGGAACAAGCGCAAGGAACGCGGAACAAGCGCAAGGAACGCGGAACAAGCGCAAGGAACGTGGAACAAGCGCAAGGAACGTGGAACAAGCGCAAGGAACGTGGAACAAGCGCAAGGAACGTGGAACAAGCGCAAGGAACGCGGAACAAGCGCAAGGAACGCGGAACAAGCGCAAGGAACGCGGAACAAGCGCAAGGAACGTGGAACAAGCGCAAGGAACGTGGAACAAGCGCAAGGAACGTGGAACAAGCGCAAGGAACGTGGAACAAGCGCAAGGAACGTGGAACAAGCGCAAGGAACGCGGAACAAGCGCAAGGAACGCGGAACAAGCGCAAGGAACGTGGAACAAGCGCAAGGAACGCGGAACAAGCGCAAGGAACGCGGAACAAGCGCAAGGAACGTGGAACAAGCGCAAGGAACGCGGAACAAGCGCAAGGAACGCGGAACAAGCGCAAGGAACGCGGAACAAGCGCAAGGAACGCGGAACAAAGGGAAAGAACGCGGAATGGAGAAGAAGGGAACACTGGACATGTTGAACAGAACGAGGAGGAATAA